In Amaranthus tricolor cultivar Red isolate AtriRed21 chromosome 5, ASM2621246v1, whole genome shotgun sequence, a genomic segment contains:
- the LOC130813807 gene encoding protein LURP-one-related 11-like: MSKIHPHHLATPSQTPLSLDQPSTSHDPHSSSSSSSSSSTSNTQREIFTIWMKSLILGGKGCTVFDSKGQVIYRVDNYSSKCCDQVYLMDSKGHVLLTILRKKFRLLARWDGYRDDKKNGASWWFQVRKSWKIPQMPFNCEVVVNLYHDKKSPAFKIVKGKSELTSCKIVDRLGGLIAEVKRKQSIGGVVLGNDVLTLVIEPNIDPSLIMGLMVAYNLIHSRI, encoded by the exons atgtcaaaaattcATCCTCACCATTTAGCAACACCATCACAAACACCCTTAAGTCTAGATCAACCTTCAACATCTCATGATCCTcattcttcctcttcctcttcctcttcctcttctacTTCTAATACACAAAGAGAAATCTTCACAATTTGGATGAAATCACTTATTCTAGGAGGTAAAGGTTGTACCGTTTTCGATTCGAAAGGACAAGTTATATATAGGGTTGATAACTATTCTTCTAAATGTTGTGATCAAGTTTACCTCATGGATTCTAAAGGCCATGTCCTCTTGACAATCCTTAGGAAG AAATTTAGATTGTTAGCACGTTGGGATGGATATAGAGATGACAAGAAGAACGGAGCTTCATGGTGGTTTCAAGTTAGAAAAAGTTGGAAAATTCCCCAAATGCCCTTCAATTGTGAAGTTGTTGTGAATTTGTATCATGACAAAAAATCTCCTGCATTCAAGATTGTGAAGGGAAAAAGTGAACTTACATCTTGTAAGATTGTTGATAGATTGGGTGGCCTCATTGCAGAG GTGAAGAGAAAGCAGTCAATAGGAGGGGTAGTTTTGGGAAATGATGTGCTTACATTAGTGATTGAGCCTAATATTGATCCCTCCTTAATTATGGGACTTATGGTTGCATATAATCTCATTCATAGTAGAATATGA